CTTCTTTTTATGCATGTAATTTTTTTAGGATGGTCATCATTACCTTCTCTTCATCTTTTTCCCGCTGCATCTTTACCAGGTATCTTTTCAATGAGTCTTCTTCATACATCCTGATCACACCGGGATGCACATAATACTTTCTGCAAACAGCCCTCGTATTACCCAGAAGTGCACTCACTTTGTCGAGCGCTTCAAGTACATTCTTTTTCCTTTCATTCATTGAAGCGGCGTCCCCGAAGGATTTGATCGTTCGCAGCATATTGAGGGTGCCCGCCCAGGTGCGGAAATCCTTGGAGGTGAAGTCGCCGCCTGTGGCATTGCGGATATAGTTGTTCACCATGCCTGAGTCGATGCTTTTGTGATTGCCTTCTGCATCGAAATACTGGAACAGTTCCTTGCCTGGAATGTCTTTACATGCCTGAACGATCTCCGCCAGTCTCTTGTTGCGGACACTGATCTTGTGCAGGATCCCTTTCTTGCCTTTGAAAGTGAATTGAATACTGGAACCGTTCACTTTTACATGATTGTCTTTCATGGTAGTGAGCCCATAGGAACCGTACAGTTTTTCATAATCGCTGCTGCCGATCCGGATATAGGTTTTTTCCATAAGGTTGATCACAGTAGCGATCACTTTCTCTTCTGTGAGCTCCGGCTTCGCCATATCTTTCTGTACCTGTTTTCTCAGGAAGGGCAGTACTTTGCCGAAAGCCGGGAGGCGATGGAACTTGGTTTCATTGCGCCAGGCCGCCCACTGTGAATGATAGCGGTATTGTTTGCGATTGGCAATGTCTTTCCCTGTTGCCTGCAGGTGACCATTCTCTTTGGGACAGATCCAGACTTCGCTCCAGGCGGGCGGAATAGCAAGCCGATGGATCCTGTTTAGGATGGATTTTTCAGTGACGCGTTTTTCATTGTATATGAACGTGAAGCCTTTTCCTGCTTTTTTGCGCCGGATGCCGGGAATAGAATCTTCCACGTATACGAGGGATACTTTTTCTGCACTGGACTGGTAATCACGGTGCAGTTCCAGCAGTTCTTTGTCAGACAGATCAACGGCTGTTATTTCTTGCTGCATCTCCTGGATTTTTGCTGATATCTTTTGATTTCTTCTGGTGGTTTTCCTCTGCTTCATCGATACTGTGTGTTGCATGCAGATCAACTTCCTTCCCAGCCAGCTTGGAGAGTCGGATATAGAATTTCTTGATCACAGCCAGCTCTTCTTCCGTGAGGTCTTCAATGTCTACCAAACGGTTGCTGGCGTGTGCATGACTGGCGATAAGCTCATTCAACTTGAGCTGGATGGCCAGTGTATCCCGGTTCTGCGATTGCTGTATCACAAACACCATCAGGAAGGTAAT
This portion of the Pseudobacter ginsenosidimutans genome encodes:
- a CDS encoding low affinity iron permease family protein is translated as MKKKKKNSPSKLFTRISTAVTKAAGRPVAFICAALVVVCWAILGPVFNYSDTWQLVINTGTTIITFLMVFVIQQSQNRDTLAIQLKLNELIASHAHASNRLVDIEDLTEEELAVIKKFYIRLSKLAGKEVDLHATHSIDEAEENHQKKSKDISKNPGDAARNNSR
- a CDS encoding DNA topoisomerase IB produces the protein MQQEITAVDLSDKELLELHRDYQSSAEKVSLVYVEDSIPGIRRKKAGKGFTFIYNEKRVTEKSILNRIHRLAIPPAWSEVWICPKENGHLQATGKDIANRKQYRYHSQWAAWRNETKFHRLPAFGKVLPFLRKQVQKDMAKPELTEEKVIATVINLMEKTYIRIGSSDYEKLYGSYGLTTMKDNHVKVNGSSIQFTFKGKKGILHKISVRNKRLAEIVQACKDIPGKELFQYFDAEGNHKSIDSGMVNNYIRNATGGDFTSKDFRTWAGTLNMLRTIKSFGDAASMNERKKNVLEALDKVSALLGNTRAVCRKYYVHPGVIRMYEEDSLKRYLVKMQREKDEEKVMMTILKKLHA